The following are from one region of the Penaeus monodon isolate SGIC_2016 chromosome 19, NSTDA_Pmon_1, whole genome shotgun sequence genome:
- the LOC119585068 gene encoding uncharacterized protein LOC119585068 isoform X1 codes for MMETNGKWLWKKTETEKLFEVFAVSYQLTIVTCEPLLEAQVIQALTHFQRKVPLLRTCFSERNGETWLREMTQEIIDFELLIDNTKDEDLHARLQGYNFNKETGPLWCVKLRPESHSSAEGVSREGISGFPHMYSLFLGINHAITDGTTNAIICGYLIQILDNVLAGKQIDEEEQLGIFISDEKTIKAVQEQVAFVKDNPEILKTLEKDHQVLQGRRSIFKNTFKGVAKEEARTLFMTQNLDSETTAAFIKRCRAEGVTVNSAFIGIANFALVDLLVQGGLERDSYSIRSSHVLNARRYMEGDASQYLGCHLTILNVIFETPRSFSESFWRYVKPIQEEFQTKIKSGYALQIEGTKGLVSNTSDFDPTFEFDYCITNMGDVTQRVTEGGDHVQVLQLLRTAEISRVPIALSSFLHTFLGRFTHTLAYNTSLVTSQMAELYYDKIDYYLRASLQI; via the exons AT GATGGAGACAAACGGAAAGTGGTTGTGGAAGAAGACTGAGACCGAAAAGTTATTCGAAGTTTTTGCCGTCAGTTACCAGCTCACCATCGTCACTTGCGAACCCCTGCTTGAAGCACAGGTCATCCAGGCTCTCACCCATTT CCAA AGGAAAGTACCCCTTCTGAGGACCTGTTTTAGTGAGCGAAATGGAGAGACGTGGCTCAGAGAGATGACACAGGAGATAATAGACTTCGAG TTACTTATAGATAACACAAAGGACGAAGATCTACACGCCAGATTACAGGGGTACAACTTCAATAAAGAGACAGGTCCTTTATGGTGCGTGAAGCTGAGACCAGAATCGCATTCTTCAGCAGAGGGGGTATCCAGGGAAGGCATTTCAGGATTTCCTCACATGTATTCGCTGTTCCTGGGCATTAATCATGCTATCACTGATGGCACTACGAACGCCATCATTTGCGGATACCTCATCCAGATCCTTGACAATGTTTTGGCAGGAAAACAAATCGACGAAGAGGAACAGCTCGGGATTTTCATATCAGATGAAAAGACGATTAAAGCAGTACAGGAACAAGTAGCATTCGTGAAAGATAATCCTGAAATCCTGAAGACATTGGAAAAAGACCATCAGGTACTACAGGGAAGGCGGTCGATTTTCAAAAACACTTTCAAAGGAGTTGCAAAGGAAGAAGCACGAACTTTGTTTATGACACAGAATTTGGACAGTGAAACTACTGCTGCCTTCATCAAGCGGTGTCGTGCAGAAGGCGTCACCGTCAACTCTGCTTTCATAGGAATAGCTAACTTTGCGTTAGTGGATCTGCTGGTGCAAGGAGGCCTCGAGCGGGATTCGTATAGTATTCGCAGTTCACACGTCCTCAACGCCCGCCGCTACATGGAAGGTGATGCTTCTCAGTACCTCGGGTGTCATCTCACGATCCTGAACGTGATTTTCGAAACACCACGAAGCTTTAGTGAAAGCTTTTGGAGATATGTAAAGCCCATTCAGGAGGAATTTCAAACGAAAATCAAAAGTGGTTATGCTCTGCAAATAGAGGGAACAAAAGGCCTCGTGTCAAATACTTCAGATTTCGACCCCACTTTCGAGTTCGATTATTGCATCACCAACATGGGAGACGTGACGCAGAGGGTAACGGAGGGCGGAGATCACGTGCAGGTATTGCAACTCCTAAGGACTGCGGAAATAAGTAGAGTTCCGATAGCACTAAGTAGTTTTCTACACACTTTCCTTGGCCGCTTCACCCATACTCTAGCCTACAACACATCGCTTGTCACCTCACAAATGGCAGAACTGTATTACGATAAGATAGACTATTATCTTCGAGCATCACTACAAATTTAA
- the LOC119585068 gene encoding uncharacterized protein LOC119585068 isoform X2 has protein sequence METNGKWLWKKTETEKLFEVFAVSYQLTIVTCEPLLEAQVIQALTHFQRKVPLLRTCFSERNGETWLREMTQEIIDFELLIDNTKDEDLHARLQGYNFNKETGPLWCVKLRPESHSSAEGVSREGISGFPHMYSLFLGINHAITDGTTNAIICGYLIQILDNVLAGKQIDEEEQLGIFISDEKTIKAVQEQVAFVKDNPEILKTLEKDHQVLQGRRSIFKNTFKGVAKEEARTLFMTQNLDSETTAAFIKRCRAEGVTVNSAFIGIANFALVDLLVQGGLERDSYSIRSSHVLNARRYMEGDASQYLGCHLTILNVIFETPRSFSESFWRYVKPIQEEFQTKIKSGYALQIEGTKGLVSNTSDFDPTFEFDYCITNMGDVTQRVTEGGDHVQVLQLLRTAEISRVPIALSSFLHTFLGRFTHTLAYNTSLVTSQMAELYYDKIDYYLRASLQI, from the exons ATGGAGACAAACGGAAAGTGGTTGTGGAAGAAGACTGAGACCGAAAAGTTATTCGAAGTTTTTGCCGTCAGTTACCAGCTCACCATCGTCACTTGCGAACCCCTGCTTGAAGCACAGGTCATCCAGGCTCTCACCCATTT CCAA AGGAAAGTACCCCTTCTGAGGACCTGTTTTAGTGAGCGAAATGGAGAGACGTGGCTCAGAGAGATGACACAGGAGATAATAGACTTCGAG TTACTTATAGATAACACAAAGGACGAAGATCTACACGCCAGATTACAGGGGTACAACTTCAATAAAGAGACAGGTCCTTTATGGTGCGTGAAGCTGAGACCAGAATCGCATTCTTCAGCAGAGGGGGTATCCAGGGAAGGCATTTCAGGATTTCCTCACATGTATTCGCTGTTCCTGGGCATTAATCATGCTATCACTGATGGCACTACGAACGCCATCATTTGCGGATACCTCATCCAGATCCTTGACAATGTTTTGGCAGGAAAACAAATCGACGAAGAGGAACAGCTCGGGATTTTCATATCAGATGAAAAGACGATTAAAGCAGTACAGGAACAAGTAGCATTCGTGAAAGATAATCCTGAAATCCTGAAGACATTGGAAAAAGACCATCAGGTACTACAGGGAAGGCGGTCGATTTTCAAAAACACTTTCAAAGGAGTTGCAAAGGAAGAAGCACGAACTTTGTTTATGACACAGAATTTGGACAGTGAAACTACTGCTGCCTTCATCAAGCGGTGTCGTGCAGAAGGCGTCACCGTCAACTCTGCTTTCATAGGAATAGCTAACTTTGCGTTAGTGGATCTGCTGGTGCAAGGAGGCCTCGAGCGGGATTCGTATAGTATTCGCAGTTCACACGTCCTCAACGCCCGCCGCTACATGGAAGGTGATGCTTCTCAGTACCTCGGGTGTCATCTCACGATCCTGAACGTGATTTTCGAAACACCACGAAGCTTTAGTGAAAGCTTTTGGAGATATGTAAAGCCCATTCAGGAGGAATTTCAAACGAAAATCAAAAGTGGTTATGCTCTGCAAATAGAGGGAACAAAAGGCCTCGTGTCAAATACTTCAGATTTCGACCCCACTTTCGAGTTCGATTATTGCATCACCAACATGGGAGACGTGACGCAGAGGGTAACGGAGGGCGGAGATCACGTGCAGGTATTGCAACTCCTAAGGACTGCGGAAATAAGTAGAGTTCCGATAGCACTAAGTAGTTTTCTACACACTTTCCTTGGCCGCTTCACCCATACTCTAGCCTACAACACATCGCTTGTCACCTCACAAATGGCAGAACTGTATTACGATAAGATAGACTATTATCTTCGAGCATCACTACAAATTTAA